The genomic stretch TTCGGTGATCGAATCGGATTACTTCGGACCTTCTCGTCTCACCTACATGCTGAACTACGTCGGCATGGTCGTCGGCTTCCGTCCCGTGAGCACGGAGCACGAGTCCTCAGGGCGTCGAATCGTTTCGATCGAGGAGTTCCTGAACGAGTACCGCGGTGACTCACACGGCATGCGGATCATTCTGCAACGAGCGCTTGCTTTAGCCCCACACGCCGGGATCGATCGAAAGGGGTGAACTGGCACACCGCAGATCGGCCTGCATTCCACGACCTCCATGCCCACGCGGCCCCCTTCATCACCGCCGGAGAGGACCCCTGCGTGATTTCCCAACGTCTCGGGTACGCCTCGATCCGGACCACCTACGGCGTCTACGGACACCTCTTCGAATGCCCGGATAGAGAAAAAGCCGTTGCCCTGGATGCAACCCGGGCGCGACTACTCCCGCAATCCTCCACCACGAGATCGCGTTCTCCGGCGTACTCGTCGGTGCGCTCGGCGCGAACCTGGCAGGTCTTAGGCCGTCACAGCGACCTGACTGTGGAGGCGGTCGGCCACCATCTCGACAACCGCCTCCGGCTCGAATCCGAGCTGCGCGGCCGTGGTCATCAGACGATCGATGGCGTCGCTCATGAGGCGCTCTGCCGACGGGAGCGCCACCGGCGGCGAGGACACATACGAGCCGTGCCGCCCCCGGGTGATGATCCAGCCCGCCTGCTCCAGTTCGCGGTACGCGCGGGCCACCGTGTTGGGTGCCACCCCGAGATCCCGGGCCAGTTGCCGCACCGGCGGGAGCCGGTGCCCCTGGGACAACACGCCCGAGGCTGCCATGACGGCGATCTGCCTCCGGATCTGTTCAAAGGGAGGCGTGGGATCGTGTTGATCGATCGCGATGATCACAAGATCTCCGCCTCCGACCGCCCGCGCGCTGACGCCGGATGGGGCGACGCGAGATCAGCCATAGCTCCAAAAACCACAAAGCCGAGCGCTGGCCCGACGACGGTCAGACCGACACCGAAGACCAGGTCCCTCCACGTGGAATCGTTCGGGTAGGTGAGCAGCGGCAACGCCGCCACCAGCGTGATCGCCGACAGGAACGTCGCGGCCGTCGTTGCCCCAGCAATCGCTCGAACCGATGTCGAGCGACGCGCCTCTTCCAGCCACAGCTCGGCCTTGTCGACGCCGCGCAGCGGTCTCCGCATGATGAACATGATGCCGACCCAACCAACGAACGCGATCGTCACCGTCGCGATCCAGATGATCCAATCCGCCGGCGGTTCGAGGGGTGTCACTGCGTGATCGATATCGCCAAGCTTGCCGAACCAGGCCACGGCCAGGCCAACGACGAGCGCGGCAGCACTGAGCAATGACCCCCAGCGAGGAATCGCATCTGTCGGCCGACGCCAGATGAG from Actinomycetota bacterium encodes the following:
- a CDS encoding GntR family transcriptional regulator, with protein sequence MAASGVLSQGHRLPPVRQLARDLGVAPNTVARAYRELEQAGWIITRGRHGSYVSSPPVALPSAERLMSDAIDRLMTTAAQLGFEPEAVVEMVADRLHSQVAVTA